The sequence below is a genomic window from Candidatus Methanoplasma termitum.
CCTGCAGAAAAAAAATTGGTAAGCCGAAAAAGGTATCTGGATGCTCTGACACCATTCAAAGGGAACGGCAATGCCAAAGTGATAACGGGCATAAGGAGATGTGGAAAATCCTCTCTGCTGGACACATTTATCGAAACGATCCCTGAAAACTACAACGTGATTATGATCAACATGGAATTTGCCCAGAACGATGAACTTAAAAACTGGAAAAAAATGCTAGAATACGTTGAGTCCAAACTAGATAAAAAGAAAGAAAACATATTGATCGTGAATGAAGTGCAAGATATTACGCAATGGGAGCTTGCGATCAGAGACCTCATCGCAAAAGAGTCGTGCGATATCTACCTGACCGGTTCTAACTCCAATCTCCTTTCATCGGAATATTCTACGTACCTCGGAGGGAGATACGACACCGTCCATATGCTGCCGCTTTCTTTCTCGGAGTGTGTGGAATTCAACAAACGATACAAAGGAGAGAGCGATCGAGATAAGCTGCTTGAAAGATTTATCAGAGTGGGGGGATTCCCCATTATTTGGCGTTTTGACCAGGACGAAGATTCTGCCATAAAGACCGTCAGGACCCTTGTAGATTCTTCGATCAATAACGACATCGCGATAAGATACAGTGTGCGTAATGTGGATTTTGTCAAAAAGGTATTGAAGACCGTGGCATCAACGGTGGGCAGTTATGTTTCGGCGATTAACATATACAACACCCTGGCATCCTCCGGGGCACCTGTTTCTAAAGAAACGGTTTATGATTACCTCGAGTACCTCGAAGCTGCGAACCTGATCATCAAGGCGGAGACAATGGACATTAGAGGCAGGGCGATCTTAAGATCCTCTTATAAGTATTATCTAACCGACCTTGCCATAAAGCACGCTCTTATCGGGTATCGCCCGGAGGATATATCGGGGCACATAGAGAACATCATATTCACTGAGCTCCTTGGAAGAGGATATAATGTAAATGCGGGGCGTTCAGACGAAAGAGAAGTGGATATCGTAGCGGAGAAAGGAGATGAGCGCATTTATGTGCAGGCGTGCACAATGTTCGGTTCCGACGAAACCGTGAGGAGAGAGTTGGGAAGCTTGGAGTCGATCAGAGACAATTATCCTAAATTCGTTGTGCTAAAGGATCCGGGCGCATTCCGAGGAGTCACATCAAAGGGCATAGTGATCTGTGGGCTCATGGAATTCATAGAAATGGAAAACTACCGCATAACTCCGTAACAGATCGGAATTGAGCATATCAAGGCAGTGTGTTTTATCGGACAGGGTACCACGCACAAATAGGTTTTTACTGCTGACGATATCGGCTGGTATTTTATTTCATTTTCACGGTCACACGCAGTCCTGGAACCTTTGACTCTAACTTACGCAGGAATTCCTGCTTCCTCGATGGAGAAATACAGATCTCTTTTCCCACAACGTATTTTATCGTCATTTGATCAAACGAAAGTACAGTTCTTCCCATGTAGAAATCGGTCAATTTGGCCAAAAAGTGCGTCCTCTCCTCTACCGCCGTGATCGCTGTGTATCTGATCTCATCGTTCCCCCATACACCTTTTATCTGAAGGGCATCTTCATTGAAAATATACTTCAGCCTGTGCCACATTAATATCAACAATATCAAAGGGATCGATAACAAAGGCACCACATAAAGAACGACCCAATCTTGGTTGATCGTGAAGTCGTAAACCAGATACACGGCACACCCTATAAAAAACGCCGATAAGGCATAGTACCAAATACCGATCTTCGACCTGAAAACAGACCTTTGGGACACGGAAATAAATAGACCATCTCAGATAAATACTGCCCGATGTCAAAGGGGATGAAAGCTTGTTTTCAGAAACGGGCGATCAATGCAATCACCTTATTACTCTTATTACCACAAAAATTATGATCAAACCCACAACATAGGCTATGTAAAGCGATTTCTTAGTCGGTGACAAAGCCTTCCAACTTTGGTACTTCACACTGGCTTTCTTTTCCCCTCCGGGCGCGAACACTTCCGGATCTTTGATCCTTGATCTCAACGCCGAAAGGAACTCCTGCTTCTTGGCGGGGCTGATGTTCACCATCCCTTCTCGTCCGTTAATGTCGGTGTAAGTGATCCACACTTGTTTTGACGATGCTACAGAGGGTGTGAAGTTGAATAAGAAAATGGAGCGGTCGACCACTTCTTCCACGCTTTTGATCGAAGTGTAATATATCTCGACGGTCTTGAAATACCGCCTTATAACCAGCACGTTTTCTTTCAGAATATATCTTATCCTTACAAAGAACAACACAACTGGGAATATGAGGATGCACACACATGCCACATACATGATAATGATGTATGATATCATCCCGTTTAATTCGCCACCACTCATATCGTTCGAGTCCATCATTGTCACAATCAGAAAGACCATCATGACGCAGATGAAGACCGTTCCGATCAGAGTTATGACCAGATATCCAAGTTTCGGCCTGAATGAAATATCTTCTCGCACAATGGGAAATTATTTTCTATATAATAAATATATTTATTAGACTCTTGCGTTCGGTATCTTGTTTCCTGCCAAAAGGATGAGGGCTGTCCGCCACCGGAGGGTGATCATCGTTCTTATCATTTGAACACGCTCCTGTCCGGAATTCTGGATCTCAGCTTCAAAAGAAATTCCTGTTTCTCCGCCGGACGGATACGTACCTTATCTTCGCCGCCGCTGTGGTTTATGAAGCTTATCTCGATCGTGCCCGAGGCGCCTTTTTCGATCGTCTCCTCCACACGCTTGATCGCAGAATACCTTATCTCAAGTTTTTTCAGTAACAGGTTCAGCACAAGACGGTCTTGTTTCAAAATGTACCTTACTCTGAAATAGAACACTGCAGCAAATAAAAACGGGAAGCATGCAGCCGCAAGCAGGAACAACGCCACAATAATGAATAGGGTGGAGTAGTCGCCTGTCTCTGAGGAAAAATACAGAAGAACAACAAACGCCACACCGAGTGTGATATACACGCGTACCATCGTGAAAAC
It includes:
- a CDS encoding ATP-binding protein, whose product is MPAEKKLVSRKRYLDALTPFKGNGNAKVITGIRRCGKSSLLDTFIETIPENYNVIMINMEFAQNDELKNWKKMLEYVESKLDKKKENILIVNEVQDITQWELAIRDLIAKESCDIYLTGSNSNLLSSEYSTYLGGRYDTVHMLPLSFSECVEFNKRYKGESDRDKLLERFIRVGGFPIIWRFDQDEDSAIKTVRTLVDSSINNDIAIRYSVRNVDFVKKVLKTVASTVGSYVSAINIYNTLASSGAPVSKETVYDYLEYLEAANLIIKAETMDIRGRAILRSSYKYYLTDLAIKHALIGYRPEDISGHIENIIFTELLGRGYNVNAGRSDEREVDIVAEKGDERIYVQACTMFGSDETVRRELGSLESIRDNYPKFVVLKDPGAFRGVTSKGIVICGLMEFIEMENYRITP
- a CDS encoding PH domain-containing protein; translated protein: MREDISFRPKLGYLVITLIGTVFICVMMVFLIVTMMDSNDMSGGELNGMISYIIIMYVACVCILIFPVVLFFVRIRYILKENVLVIRRYFKTVEIYYTSIKSVEEVVDRSIFLFNFTPSVASSKQVWITYTDINGREGMVNISPAKKQEFLSALRSRIKDPEVFAPGGEKKASVKYQSWKALSPTKKSLYIAYVVGLIIIFVVIRVIR
- a CDS encoding PH domain-containing protein, with the protein product MPSDTVFRAKLKLSRFVVFTMVRVYITLGVAFVVLLYFSSETGDYSTLFIIVALFLLAAACFPFLFAAVFYFRVRYILKQDRLVLNLLLKKLEIRYSAIKRVEETIEKGASGTIEISFINHSGGEDKVRIRPAEKQEFLLKLRSRIPDRSVFK
- a CDS encoding PH domain-containing protein is translated as MYLVYDFTINQDWVVLYVVPLLSIPLILLILMWHRLKYIFNEDALQIKGVWGNDEIRYTAITAVEERTHFLAKLTDFYMGRTVLSFDQMTIKYVVGKEICISPSRKQEFLRKLESKVPGLRVTVKMK